In the Topomyia yanbarensis strain Yona2022 chromosome 3, ASM3024719v1, whole genome shotgun sequence genome, one interval contains:
- the LOC131689366 gene encoding gastrula zinc finger protein XlCGF57.1-like isoform X1: MELSLDIKIDNEDFDLPRTQHSNNKVIDDDVQKIESVRQGGITTAKATENEVQNCANSTTDYGPENININGPNSEQPTFVTRRFNGSYKSEKILDYQTKDGVQNNGDSPKTLQAAPISSISTRQHECEFCGRRYRYKGPLVEHILRVHCNEKPFYCDICGKTFGTNSGVSVHRNIHSNERPYKCTVCPKGFNSKGELNEHMCVHTGNWPYTCTVCGKNFPKKTKINAHMATHTGAYRFKCDVCGKGFNNRPRLLGHKHKQTNDPSNSEKQLATNSQNDVNNLETASSIRPYECQFCGKQFVYKKNLNEHARIHSGERPFSCDICGMTFARYDSRMNHLSKHSGDYRYTCDVCGKGFNTGSSMTQHRRYHTGERPFKCDICGKRFTRKYELSKHRDRGDASVRSTCSLNR; the protein is encoded by the exons ATGGAGTTATCTTTGGATATAAAGATAGACAATGAAGATTTCGATCTTCCAAGAACTCAGCATTCTAATAATAAGGTAATAGATGATGACGTTCAAAAAATAGAAAGCGTGAGGCAAGGAGGAATTACTACAGCGAAAGCAACGGAAAATGAAGTACAAAATTGCGCTAACTCAACTACGGATTATGGCCCAGAAAATATAAACATCAACGGCCCTAACTCAGAGCAACCAACATTCGTTACCAGAAGATTCAATGGGTCATATAAAAG CGAGAAAATACTCGATTATCAAACGAAGGATGGCGTACAGAACAACGGGGATTCACCGAAAACCTTACAGGCAGCACCTATTTCTTCAATCTCCACACGGCAACACGAATGCGAATTTTGTGGGAGAAGATACCGCTACAAAGGGCCCCTTGTCGAGCACATACTGCGGGTACATTGTAACGAAAAGCCCTTCTATTGCGATATCTGCGGTAAAACGTTCGGTACCAATTCCGGCGTTTCTGTCCATCGAAATATACACTCTAATGAGCGGCCATACAAGTGCACCGTGTGTCCCAAAGGTTTCAACTCTAAAGGTGAGTTAAACGAACACATGTGCGTTCATACGGGTAATTGGCCTTATACGTGTACCGTGTGCGGCAAGAATTTTCCCAAGAAAACTAAAATAAATGCACACATGGCCACTCATACTGGTGCCTACCGGTTCAAGTGTGATGTATGTGGCAAAGGATTTAATAACCGTCCTCGTTTGTTAGGACACAAACATAAGCAGACTAATGACCCATCTAACAG CGAGAAACAACTGGCAACTAACTCGCAGAACGATGTCAACAATCTGGAGACAGCATCTTCTATACGGCCATATGAGTGCCAGTTTTGTGGAAAACAATTTGTATATAAGAAAAACCTTAACGAACACGCACGGATACATAGCGGCGAACGGCCCTTCAGTTGCGATATCTGCGGTATGACATTCGCCAGATACGATAGCCGAATGAATCATCTGTCCAAACACAGCG GTGATTATCGCTACACGTGCGATGTGTGTGGCAAAGGATTCAATACTGGGTCTTCTATGACGCAGCACAGGCGATATCATACCGGTGAGCGACCGTTCAAATGTGATATCTGCGGGAAACGATTTACCAGGAAATACGAATTATCCAAACACCGGGacagaggcgacgcgtcggtacgttcaacctgttcactGAACAGGTAG
- the LOC131689366 gene encoding gastrula zinc finger protein XlCGF8.2DB-like isoform X2 has protein sequence MELSLDIKIDNEDFDLPRTQHSNNKVIDDDVQKIESVRQGGITTAKATENEVQNCANSTTDYGPENININGPNSEQPTFVTRRFNGSYKSEKILDYQTKDGVQNNGDSPKTLQAAPISSISTRQHECEFCGRRYRYKGPLVEHILRVHCNEKPFYCDICGKTFGTNSGVSVHRNIHSNERPYKCTVCPKGFNSKGELNEHMCVHTGNWPYTCTVCGKNFPKKTKINAHMATHTGAYRFKCDVCGKGFNNRPRLLGHKHKQTNDPSNSEKQLATNSQNDVNNLETASSIRPYECQFCGKQFVYKKNLNEHARIHSGERPFSCDICGMTFARYDSRMNHLSKHSGDYRYTCDVCGKGFNTGSSMTQHRRYHTDNGFIKPY, from the exons ATGGAGTTATCTTTGGATATAAAGATAGACAATGAAGATTTCGATCTTCCAAGAACTCAGCATTCTAATAATAAGGTAATAGATGATGACGTTCAAAAAATAGAAAGCGTGAGGCAAGGAGGAATTACTACAGCGAAAGCAACGGAAAATGAAGTACAAAATTGCGCTAACTCAACTACGGATTATGGCCCAGAAAATATAAACATCAACGGCCCTAACTCAGAGCAACCAACATTCGTTACCAGAAGATTCAATGGGTCATATAAAAG CGAGAAAATACTCGATTATCAAACGAAGGATGGCGTACAGAACAACGGGGATTCACCGAAAACCTTACAGGCAGCACCTATTTCTTCAATCTCCACACGGCAACACGAATGCGAATTTTGTGGGAGAAGATACCGCTACAAAGGGCCCCTTGTCGAGCACATACTGCGGGTACATTGTAACGAAAAGCCCTTCTATTGCGATATCTGCGGTAAAACGTTCGGTACCAATTCCGGCGTTTCTGTCCATCGAAATATACACTCTAATGAGCGGCCATACAAGTGCACCGTGTGTCCCAAAGGTTTCAACTCTAAAGGTGAGTTAAACGAACACATGTGCGTTCATACGGGTAATTGGCCTTATACGTGTACCGTGTGCGGCAAGAATTTTCCCAAGAAAACTAAAATAAATGCACACATGGCCACTCATACTGGTGCCTACCGGTTCAAGTGTGATGTATGTGGCAAAGGATTTAATAACCGTCCTCGTTTGTTAGGACACAAACATAAGCAGACTAATGACCCATCTAACAG CGAGAAACAACTGGCAACTAACTCGCAGAACGATGTCAACAATCTGGAGACAGCATCTTCTATACGGCCATATGAGTGCCAGTTTTGTGGAAAACAATTTGTATATAAGAAAAACCTTAACGAACACGCACGGATACATAGCGGCGAACGGCCCTTCAGTTGCGATATCTGCGGTATGACATTCGCCAGATACGATAGCCGAATGAATCATCTGTCCAAACACAGCG GTGATTATCGCTACACGTGCGATGTGTGTGGCAAAGGATTCAATACTGGGTCTTCTATGACGCAGCACAGGCGATATCATACCG ataatggcttcatcaaaccttactaa